From Bacteroidales bacterium, one genomic window encodes:
- a CDS encoding CapA family protein, whose product MKNSFYGGRLKFRHLILTAFALISFTILFPTGSTVAQTYKLPASSDTIKISFTGDVMQHGGQIEAALRMGDGLDYVYDDAFKYMTSRFKKADLMVANMEMTVGTKPYSGYPNFSAPTEIAKAAKESGIGLFLMANNHIADKGEAGLKNTFAYYESIGEPTTGVYKSKQDEVEQDPIIFTIKGVKFAFINFTYDTNGMPVPEPYYVNLLDSTEVKKTIARARDKQADVIIACPHWGEEYHLEPSAEQKQWTKMLFREGVTVIVGSHPHVPEEAYIYMESVPGPEESDSSSDAGNVKKLVFYSMGNYISNQSDPAYTQVGTFLQLFFVKNNFTGKISIAMPKWEYTWCFRKGEFLQDYTVVPIEEFMNSSDYLTGAITPNQKAAFSKMKRTYDFIKNKHLVRIE is encoded by the coding sequence ATGAAGAACTCCTTTTATGGCGGCAGACTTAAATTCCGCCACCTGATTTTAACAGCGTTTGCTCTAATCTCTTTTACTATCTTATTCCCGACAGGTTCAACAGTTGCTCAGACCTACAAGCTGCCTGCCTCTTCTGACACTATAAAAATCTCATTTACAGGAGATGTTATGCAGCACGGAGGACAAATTGAGGCTGCGCTCAGGATGGGAGATGGATTGGATTACGTTTATGATGATGCTTTTAAATATATGACCTCCAGGTTTAAAAAGGCGGACCTTATGGTTGCCAACATGGAGATGACTGTGGGAACCAAACCTTACAGCGGGTATCCAAATTTCTCCGCCCCAACGGAAATAGCAAAGGCGGCAAAGGAGAGCGGAATAGGACTTTTCCTTATGGCAAACAACCACATAGCGGATAAAGGAGAGGCGGGATTGAAAAATACTTTTGCGTATTATGAATCCATCGGCGAACCCACAACCGGAGTTTATAAAAGCAAACAAGATGAGGTTGAGCAAGATCCAATTATTTTTACAATCAAGGGTGTAAAATTTGCCTTTATAAATTTTACTTATGACACTAACGGCATGCCGGTTCCCGAGCCGTATTACGTTAATTTGCTGGACAGTACGGAAGTAAAGAAAACTATTGCAAGGGCAAGGGACAAACAAGCGGACGTAATAATTGCCTGCCCGCATTGGGGAGAGGAGTATCATCTGGAACCATCGGCCGAACAAAAACAATGGACTAAAATGCTTTTCAGAGAGGGAGTTACAGTGATTGTAGGCAGCCACCCCCACGTCCCTGAAGAGGCCTATATCTATATGGAATCCGTCCCAGGCCCAGAAGAAAGTGACAGCAGTTCAGATGCGGGAAATGTTAAAAAACTTGTTTTCTACTCAATGGGAAATTATATCTCTAATCAGAGCGATCCAGCTTATACACAGGTAGGTACATTTCTGCAGCTATTTTTTGTTAAGAACAATTTTACCGGAAAGATATCTATCGCGATGCCAAAATGGGAATACACCTGGTGCTTTAGAAAAGGTGAGTTTTTGCAAGACTATACTGTTGTCCCGATAGAAGAATTTATGAATTCTTCTGATTATCTGACAGGAGCAATTACGCCAAATCAGAAGGCTGCTTTCTCTAAAATGAAGCGCACCTATGATTTTATTAAAAACAAACACCTTGTTAGGATAGAGTGA